The Aggregicoccus sp. 17bor-14 genome has a window encoding:
- a CDS encoding helix-turn-helix transcriptional regulator: MTSFQTTPAQRVTAAKIAERMTKAGLSTQFVDAVHRLAFDDQGAFELMELWAEARTRREREQLVADLQEAVDEAVEMPRGIVEKAKVNFDNLDAVATQVMEHKRRLRALVDAHGGISAVARRSGIPQPSLSRMLSSASMPRRTTLYRIARALDVEESEVVGSWVR, translated from the coding sequence GTGACGAGCTTCCAGACCACCCCTGCGCAGCGCGTGACCGCAGCCAAGATCGCGGAGCGCATGACCAAGGCAGGTCTTTCCACCCAGTTCGTCGACGCTGTGCATCGCCTTGCCTTCGACGACCAGGGGGCCTTCGAGCTCATGGAGCTCTGGGCAGAAGCCCGGACGAGGCGGGAGCGAGAGCAGCTCGTCGCGGACTTGCAGGAGGCCGTCGACGAGGCGGTGGAGATGCCCCGAGGCATCGTCGAGAAGGCCAAGGTCAACTTCGACAATCTCGACGCGGTCGCCACGCAGGTCATGGAGCACAAGCGCCGCCTACGAGCGCTCGTCGATGCGCACGGCGGAATCAGCGCAGTGGCACGCCGCAGTGGCATCCCGCAACCGTCGTTGAGCCGGATGCTCTCCTCCGCATCCATGCCCCGCCGTACGACGCTCTACCGGATTGCGCGCGCGCTCGACGTAGAAGAGTCCGAGGTCGTCGGCAGCTGGGTGCGCTGA
- a CDS encoding SEC-C domain-containing protein, with amino-acid sequence MRHVFCLGPLITQDGERSYCCLAAGDTEPDLATGPTKAAALKELVQRGLTAGAVCEEGLRKETRKLGLEVAPLPRELVQLKAAMAVGMDHEGDLGGAEHTPQIVELLQAAAQFDGELPWELFDSEIPLTLHVEGAHPRTLEACVLGSGGEEFGLAIYFAPGSVAKVERLFDAGGESAAASVDSLALLLNEEPEYIVDAVEEATGAPFAPIVIRVRGGEMVPLPSGELALLTASLRAVVALCKNRSEGRGESTAGPRTAVRATATSPGPRAAEAVAAAAWGTVGRNEPCPCGSGQKFKRCHGGANARAAASSAAPGRSRWHAVDEALTEKLSAWGAKRFTRETVKGPMHELYGEHPAHPELFLPWSLFECPVEGKPVAKHYLEERGASLSADERVWLEAQLAARSSAHEVLEVRPGEGMDLVDLLTGTRATVHEVSASRVLVPRDVVVGRVTSVPGEQVVAGMHPELLPPAEADAVLEQLGGTPSAGELVQAWCAAVEDYEREQEEPSVLKNTDGDPLQLLEDRFRVRKGEREKLVDLLAGLEHVVVEEDRAKSTSLTFIRPGNPVHPSWENTIMGNAKVTPATLTLSTNSEKRADALRARVEAAAGALLTFTGRKRLEAPELPGGGDILLDAQLQEGSVEAVEEAMGRDFYRTWPDQPHPLLGGARPRERLADAEGRRAVHRLLRTLENTAARDEMAGSVEDVRLLRRELGLDALGQPLPNHDVDLALGAGRKLSESLLDLARPLLDRGASKASEARRVLKLAAIVWNAAVADAETPSANEAVRLRGHLVREGFDPADFDLLLERKRQRHPHDLRRVQRWELHAKRGKDYSVLTLGSVSPELGERARAAGFTPQLPEGFQV; translated from the coding sequence ATGCGCCACGTCTTCTGCCTCGGTCCGCTCATCACCCAGGATGGGGAGCGCTCGTACTGCTGCCTCGCCGCAGGAGACACCGAGCCCGACCTGGCAACGGGCCCGACGAAGGCGGCGGCGCTGAAGGAGCTCGTGCAGAGGGGGCTCACCGCGGGGGCGGTCTGCGAGGAAGGGCTGCGCAAGGAGACGCGCAAGCTGGGGCTGGAGGTCGCGCCCCTTCCGCGCGAGCTGGTCCAGCTCAAGGCCGCCATGGCGGTGGGGATGGACCACGAGGGGGACCTCGGCGGAGCCGAGCACACGCCGCAGATCGTCGAGCTCCTGCAGGCGGCGGCGCAGTTCGACGGGGAGCTGCCCTGGGAGCTCTTCGACTCGGAAATCCCCCTCACCCTGCACGTGGAGGGGGCGCACCCGCGCACGCTCGAGGCGTGCGTGCTGGGCAGCGGCGGAGAGGAGTTCGGGCTCGCCATCTACTTCGCGCCGGGCTCGGTGGCGAAGGTCGAGCGGCTCTTCGACGCGGGAGGAGAGTCAGCCGCGGCCTCCGTCGACAGCCTCGCGCTGCTCCTGAACGAGGAGCCGGAGTACATCGTCGACGCGGTCGAGGAGGCGACGGGGGCGCCCTTCGCGCCCATCGTCATCCGGGTGCGCGGGGGCGAGATGGTGCCGCTCCCCTCCGGGGAGCTGGCGCTGCTCACCGCGTCCCTGCGCGCCGTGGTCGCGCTGTGCAAGAACCGTAGCGAGGGCCGCGGCGAGTCCACCGCCGGGCCGCGCACGGCGGTGCGCGCCACGGCGACCTCGCCCGGCCCCCGCGCCGCCGAGGCGGTGGCCGCGGCCGCCTGGGGCACCGTGGGCCGCAACGAGCCCTGCCCCTGCGGCAGCGGCCAGAAGTTCAAGCGCTGCCACGGGGGCGCGAACGCGCGCGCCGCCGCGTCCTCCGCGGCGCCGGGGCGCTCCCGCTGGCACGCGGTGGACGAAGCGCTCACCGAGAAGCTGTCGGCGTGGGGCGCGAAGCGCTTCACCCGCGAGACGGTGAAGGGCCCGATGCACGAGCTCTACGGCGAGCACCCGGCGCACCCCGAGCTGTTCCTCCCGTGGTCGCTGTTCGAGTGCCCCGTGGAGGGCAAGCCGGTGGCGAAGCACTACCTGGAGGAGCGCGGCGCGAGCCTATCGGCGGACGAGCGCGTGTGGCTCGAGGCGCAGCTCGCCGCGCGCTCCAGCGCCCACGAGGTGCTGGAGGTGCGGCCCGGCGAGGGGATGGACCTCGTGGACCTCCTCACCGGCACCCGGGCCACCGTGCACGAGGTGTCGGCCTCGAGGGTGCTCGTGCCGCGGGACGTGGTGGTGGGCCGCGTGACGAGCGTGCCCGGCGAGCAGGTGGTGGCGGGCATGCATCCCGAGCTGCTCCCGCCGGCCGAGGCGGACGCCGTGCTCGAGCAGCTCGGAGGCACGCCCTCCGCGGGCGAGCTCGTCCAGGCCTGGTGCGCAGCAGTCGAGGACTACGAGCGCGAGCAGGAGGAGCCCAGCGTCCTCAAGAACACGGACGGAGACCCGCTGCAGCTGCTGGAGGACCGCTTCCGCGTGCGCAAGGGCGAGCGCGAGAAGCTCGTGGATCTGCTCGCGGGGCTCGAGCACGTGGTGGTGGAGGAGGACCGGGCGAAGAGCACCTCGCTGACCTTCATCCGCCCCGGCAACCCCGTGCACCCGAGCTGGGAGAACACCATCATGGGCAACGCCAAGGTGACGCCGGCCACCCTGACGCTGAGCACCAACTCGGAGAAGCGCGCGGACGCGCTGCGCGCGCGGGTGGAGGCGGCGGCCGGAGCGCTCCTCACCTTCACCGGGCGCAAGCGGCTCGAGGCGCCCGAGCTCCCGGGCGGCGGGGACATCCTCCTGGACGCGCAGCTGCAGGAGGGCAGCGTGGAGGCGGTCGAGGAGGCGATGGGCCGCGACTTCTACCGGACCTGGCCGGATCAACCCCACCCCCTGCTCGGTGGCGCGCGCCCGCGCGAGCGCCTGGCGGACGCCGAGGGCCGCCGCGCCGTGCACCGGCTGCTGCGCACCCTGGAGAACACCGCCGCACGCGACGAGATGGCGGGAAGCGTGGAGGACGTACGCCTGCTGCGCCGCGAGCTGGGCCTCGATGCGCTGGGACAGCCCCTTCCGAACCACGACGTGGACCTAGCGCTGGGCGCGGGGCGGAAGCTCTCCGAGAGCCTGCTGGACCTGGCGCGTCCCCTGCTCGACCGCGGGGCGAGCAAGGCCTCCGAGGCGCGCCGGGTGTTGAAGCTCGCGGCGATCGTGTGGAACGCGGCGGTGGCGGACGCGGAGACGCCCTCGGCGAACGAGGCGGTGCGGCTGCGGGGACACCTGGTGCGCGAGGGCTTCGACCCTGCGGACTTCGACCTGCTGCTCGAGCGCAAGCGCCAGCGCCACCCGCACGACTTGCGACGGGTGCAGCGCTGGGAGCTGCACGCGAAGCGAGGGAAGGACTACAGCGTGCTGACGCTGGGGAGCGTCTCGCCGGAGCTCGGCGAGCGGGCCCGGGCCGCCGGCTTCACGCCGCAGCTCCCGGAGGGATTTCAGGTCTGA
- a CDS encoding DEAD/DEAH box helicase family protein — MDEPIEGSVELSIVSQRDPSKAVGSGRSPGDPNEQTELAELIASGEAELRRLEFAQAEARARLTLLRARLEEGGGGTQATVAPVATAPAARVPRTAAEKVRLFRQLFRGRLDVYPTRFVSKRTGKPGYAPACANKFVPGVCQLPAVTCSACTKQAFRPVDDAAVLAHLTGQHVMGVYPMLSDETCWLLAADFDKGSWQEDARAFVETARRHRLPALVERSRSGKGAHVWFFFSSPVAASAARKLGCYLITETMAHRHELSMESYDRLFPSQDTMPRGGFGNLIALPLQHGPRQEGNSVFLDEDFVAVPDDQQWAVLASVERIDPATVERIASEATQAGSIVGLPALEGGDEESAAPWTRVPSGKPRPAHPLGPLPERIEAVLAQRLYVPKAGLPASLLNQVKRVAAFQNPEFYKRQAMRLSTARVPRVISCAEDLPLHVALPRGCRPELEALLAGHGIALQVEDQRTPGTSLALRFHGALSSVQAEAARALLAHDDGVFVAPPGVGKTVLGAHLVAARARSTLVLVHRRPLLDQWRAQLSRFLGVEREGIGHLGGGRDALTGRIDVAMVQSLVRQGSVDDRVSSYGHVIVDECHHLPAVSFERVLAEVRARYVLGLTATPQRRDGHHPITQMQLGPVRSMVDARAQSATRAFEHRLIVRETSFQLESPAHRADIQALYAALAKHEQRNAMILEDVLRALGHRRSPILLTERKEQLEYFATRLRRRARHLVVLQGGMGAKELRAIHAQLEAIPPDEERLVLATGRYVGEGFDDARLDTLFLAMPVSWKGTLIQYAGRLHRVHPGKREVQIFDYVDREVPVLRRMFEKRLRGYRAMGYSSSRVPPERGAATADDDEDAYPLLDDGLDLEDP; from the coding sequence TTGGATGAGCCCATCGAAGGCTCGGTGGAGCTGTCGATCGTGAGTCAGCGCGATCCCTCGAAGGCGGTCGGCTCTGGCCGGTCGCCAGGCGATCCGAACGAGCAAACCGAGCTCGCCGAGCTGATTGCGAGTGGCGAGGCAGAGCTCCGTCGACTGGAGTTTGCGCAGGCTGAAGCAAGGGCGCGCCTCACCTTGCTCCGGGCCAGGCTCGAGGAGGGGGGTGGGGGCACTCAGGCGACCGTCGCACCGGTGGCCACCGCGCCTGCTGCGCGCGTCCCTCGAACTGCGGCTGAGAAAGTGCGGCTCTTCCGTCAGCTCTTTCGCGGCCGGCTGGATGTCTATCCCACGCGCTTCGTCAGCAAGAGGACGGGGAAGCCCGGCTATGCGCCTGCCTGCGCGAACAAGTTCGTTCCCGGCGTCTGCCAGTTGCCGGCGGTCACGTGCAGCGCGTGCACGAAGCAAGCGTTTCGTCCGGTGGATGACGCAGCGGTGCTCGCGCACCTCACGGGCCAGCACGTCATGGGCGTCTACCCGATGCTCAGCGATGAGACCTGCTGGTTGCTCGCGGCAGACTTCGACAAAGGGAGCTGGCAGGAGGATGCGCGCGCCTTCGTGGAGACGGCGCGCCGCCACAGGCTCCCGGCGCTCGTCGAGCGCTCGCGTTCAGGGAAGGGGGCCCACGTCTGGTTCTTCTTCTCGTCTCCCGTCGCAGCATCCGCGGCACGGAAGCTGGGTTGCTACCTCATTACCGAGACCATGGCGCACCGCCACGAGCTCAGCATGGAGTCCTACGACCGGCTCTTCCCCAGTCAGGACACGATGCCGCGCGGCGGGTTCGGCAACCTGATCGCACTTCCGTTGCAGCATGGGCCTCGACAGGAGGGCAACTCGGTCTTCTTGGATGAGGATTTCGTCGCCGTCCCGGACGACCAGCAGTGGGCCGTCCTTGCATCCGTGGAACGCATCGATCCGGCCACGGTGGAGCGCATCGCCTCCGAAGCCACCCAGGCCGGAAGTATCGTCGGCCTGCCCGCACTGGAGGGAGGGGACGAGGAATCCGCGGCGCCGTGGACCCGCGTGCCCTCAGGAAAACCTCGCCCCGCGCACCCTCTGGGGCCGCTGCCCGAGCGCATCGAGGCCGTCCTCGCACAGAGGCTGTACGTGCCGAAGGCCGGCCTTCCTGCCTCGCTCCTGAATCAGGTGAAGCGGGTCGCGGCCTTCCAGAATCCCGAGTTCTACAAGAGGCAGGCGATGCGCCTCTCCACGGCGAGGGTCCCCCGGGTGATCAGCTGCGCGGAGGACCTGCCGCTGCATGTGGCGCTGCCTCGTGGCTGCCGGCCTGAGCTCGAAGCGCTGCTGGCGGGACACGGGATTGCCCTGCAGGTGGAGGACCAACGCACGCCGGGCACTTCGCTCGCCCTGCGCTTCCACGGAGCGCTCAGCTCCGTCCAGGCGGAAGCGGCCCGGGCACTGCTGGCCCACGACGATGGCGTGTTCGTCGCTCCGCCCGGCGTGGGCAAGACCGTGCTCGGGGCCCACCTGGTGGCGGCGCGCGCTCGCAGCACCTTGGTCCTGGTCCACCGCAGACCCCTGTTGGACCAGTGGCGCGCGCAGTTGTCGCGCTTCCTCGGCGTCGAGCGCGAGGGGATCGGGCACCTTGGTGGTGGCCGGGATGCGCTCACCGGAAGGATCGACGTGGCGATGGTCCAGAGTCTCGTTCGCCAAGGTTCGGTCGATGATCGGGTCTCGAGCTATGGCCATGTGATCGTCGACGAGTGCCATCACTTGCCAGCGGTGTCGTTCGAGCGCGTTCTCGCTGAGGTCAGGGCACGCTACGTCCTGGGTCTCACGGCAACACCCCAGCGGCGCGATGGCCACCACCCCATCACTCAGATGCAACTCGGGCCAGTGCGCTCGATGGTCGACGCCAGGGCGCAGTCGGCAACGCGCGCCTTCGAGCACCGTCTCATCGTGCGGGAGACTTCGTTCCAGTTGGAAAGTCCCGCGCACCGGGCTGACATTCAAGCCCTCTACGCGGCTCTCGCCAAGCACGAGCAGCGCAACGCGATGATCCTGGAGGATGTACTGCGAGCGCTCGGACACCGCCGCTCTCCGATCCTTCTGACAGAGCGCAAGGAGCAGCTGGAGTACTTCGCCACCCGCCTACGTCGGCGCGCTCGCCACCTCGTGGTGCTCCAAGGCGGCATGGGCGCCAAGGAGCTTCGCGCGATCCATGCCCAGCTCGAAGCCATCCCTCCAGACGAGGAGCGACTGGTGCTGGCGACCGGGCGGTATGTGGGGGAGGGGTTCGACGATGCGCGGCTCGATACCCTGTTCCTCGCCATGCCGGTGTCCTGGAAGGGCACGTTGATTCAGTACGCGGGACGCCTCCACCGGGTGCACCCGGGCAAGCGAGAGGTGCAGATCTTCGACTACGTCGACCGCGAGGTGCCGGTGCTGCGGCGCATGTTCGAGAAGCGCCTGCGCGGCTACCGCGCGATGGGCTACTCCTCGAGCAGGGTGCCGCCGGAGCGAGGCGCAGCAACGGCTGACGACGACGAGGATGCCTACCCTCTGCTCGATGATGGCCTGGATCTCGAGGACCCGTGA
- a CDS encoding SEC-C domain-containing protein, translating to MSHLERNAPCPCGSGKKYKKCCLGTEQDPAREQAPLPVARAAARAPADALGEDFQWMSRAAALLSSGEKEPLTEAFDAIARMLGAGGPLAHLRYLTEAFVDAMEPWRKNPPEAESDTPEAQRDALWCAAAPVLVTPAFTEEVMGALRDRARARTTPEHERLPLWVAHLTLQMMEMGVFAPENVPILESLFYLQMSEWVSRRDKVREVYAAALEGTHELPTDARAEELLIRELSKRPEVAAALDQVLDEDPQLQRELQHRLEHEREEALASLRGPGVQPFFTGPEWVYLHTHVGEPLSAFSATRKKRAQQAAGDRLRGAFTQAMNETFVEGVLGRLERLSAEARPGESERAWYRRIFRATEAQPLFFIVRAYLDGTPTLQGVPEETRLLAALQAQARWDAAALEPYREQIERTGDAQGATWVARAQARLAAHGAIQNSWRTASDTPADSSPAPPP from the coding sequence ATGAGCCACCTGGAGCGCAATGCCCCCTGCCCCTGCGGCAGTGGCAAGAAGTACAAGAAGTGCTGCCTCGGCACCGAACAGGACCCGGCGCGCGAGCAGGCCCCGCTCCCGGTCGCGCGGGCGGCGGCGCGCGCACCGGCGGATGCGCTCGGAGAGGACTTCCAGTGGATGAGCCGCGCCGCGGCCCTCCTGTCCTCGGGCGAGAAGGAGCCGCTCACGGAAGCCTTCGATGCGATCGCCCGGATGCTCGGGGCCGGCGGCCCCCTGGCGCACCTGCGCTACCTGACCGAGGCCTTCGTGGACGCGATGGAGCCCTGGAGGAAGAACCCTCCGGAGGCTGAGTCCGACACGCCGGAGGCGCAGCGCGATGCACTGTGGTGCGCAGCGGCCCCCGTGCTCGTGACTCCCGCGTTCACGGAAGAAGTCATGGGCGCCTTGCGGGACCGGGCGCGAGCCCGCACCACGCCCGAGCACGAGCGACTGCCGCTGTGGGTCGCGCACCTCACGCTGCAGATGATGGAGATGGGCGTCTTCGCCCCGGAGAACGTCCCCATCCTGGAGTCCCTCTTCTACCTCCAGATGAGCGAGTGGGTCTCCCGGCGCGACAAGGTCCGCGAGGTCTACGCCGCAGCCCTGGAGGGCACGCACGAGCTCCCCACGGATGCTCGAGCGGAGGAACTGCTCATCCGGGAGCTGAGCAAGCGGCCGGAGGTGGCAGCCGCGCTCGATCAGGTCCTGGACGAGGACCCGCAGCTGCAGCGCGAGCTCCAACACCGCCTGGAGCACGAGCGCGAGGAGGCACTCGCCTCGCTCCGGGGCCCGGGCGTGCAGCCCTTCTTCACCGGCCCCGAGTGGGTTTACCTGCACACCCACGTCGGGGAGCCCCTCAGCGCGTTCTCTGCCACCCGGAAGAAGAGGGCCCAGCAGGCCGCGGGGGACCGACTGCGAGGCGCCTTCACGCAGGCGATGAACGAGACCTTCGTCGAGGGCGTGCTGGGACGGCTTGAGCGCCTCTCCGCGGAGGCGCGCCCGGGTGAATCGGAGCGCGCGTGGTACCGGCGCATCTTCCGCGCGACGGAGGCGCAGCCCCTGTTCTTCATCGTCCGGGCGTACCTCGACGGCACACCCACCCTTCAGGGCGTTCCGGAGGAGACCCGGCTGCTCGCGGCGCTGCAGGCCCAGGCTCGCTGGGACGCCGCGGCGCTCGAGCCCTACCGCGAGCAGATCGAGCGCACAGGGGACGCGCAGGGTGCGACCTGGGTTGCCAGGGCCCAGGCCCGCCTCGCGGCCCACGGCGCCATTCAGAACTCGTGGCGCACCGCGAGCGACACCCCGGCAGACAGTTCTCCCGCCCCACCGCCCTGA
- a CDS encoding AbrB/MazE/SpoVT family DNA-binding domain-containing protein, protein MFKKLSAFGNSLKLIIGRRLFPLLDNAKDTPFEVRTPGEVLIVRPMRTAAQVDSVLGAADALMTAHEETFRKLAR, encoded by the coding sequence ATGTTCAAGAAGCTGTCCGCCTTCGGTAACAGCCTCAAGCTCATCATCGGGCGTCGGCTCTTCCCGTTGCTCGACAACGCCAAGGATACGCCTTTCGAGGTCAGGACCCCCGGCGAGGTATTGATCGTCCGCCCCATGAGGACGGCAGCACAAGTCGACTCCGTGCTCGGCGCAGCGGACGCACTGATGACCGCGCACGAGGAGACCTTCCGGAAGCTCGCCAGGTGA
- a CDS encoding SEC-C metal-binding domain-containing protein, with amino-acid sequence MSALERNAPCPCGSGKKYKKCCKGTEKDSAPAAAPPLPGLPADDLRAMQEAAAVLQSRQLKPLKDSAEQMARLFAQGAPLGTWRYPLEPLLKVMRAERHEPTRRDLWGKIARSLVTPAFARELEAAMLTLARAPSTPEPERRALWLSMLTLQLARRGGDFAPESVPFLESLFLVQSRELLEHREQEQLLTTLGTEAGHAVLSGAEWAYLHAHLADAARKLLRSKWWGTQAKATVRLHEELKQRVDDAFVERLAQRLERRAADPKLTPEARDWYRRLHLEALLAPLELIALAYLRDAPRMADSPEEQAQIAALKAASTWAEATLEPYRLQQEKAGDAASAALLARAQAYLRAHGPVQGA; translated from the coding sequence ATGAGCGCGCTCGAACGCAATGCCCCCTGCCCCTGTGGCAGCGGCAAGAAGTACAAGAAGTGCTGCAAGGGCACGGAGAAGGACTCCGCGCCGGCCGCCGCACCTCCCCTCCCGGGGCTTCCCGCCGACGACCTGAGGGCGATGCAGGAGGCCGCGGCGGTGCTCCAGTCCCGGCAGCTGAAGCCCCTGAAGGACTCCGCCGAGCAGATGGCGCGGCTCTTCGCGCAGGGGGCACCGCTGGGCACCTGGCGCTATCCGCTCGAGCCCCTCCTGAAGGTGATGCGGGCAGAGCGCCACGAGCCCACCCGGCGCGACCTGTGGGGGAAGATCGCCCGCTCGCTCGTCACGCCGGCCTTCGCGCGGGAGCTCGAGGCGGCGATGCTCACGCTCGCCCGCGCGCCCTCCACGCCCGAGCCCGAGCGGCGGGCGCTCTGGCTATCGATGCTCACGCTGCAGCTCGCGCGAAGAGGCGGAGACTTCGCTCCCGAGAGCGTTCCCTTCCTGGAGTCACTGTTCCTCGTCCAGTCGCGCGAGCTGCTCGAGCACCGGGAGCAGGAGCAGCTCCTCACCACCCTGGGCACCGAGGCCGGACACGCGGTGCTCTCGGGAGCGGAGTGGGCGTACCTCCATGCCCATCTCGCCGATGCCGCGAGGAAGCTCCTGCGGAGCAAGTGGTGGGGTACGCAGGCGAAGGCCACCGTGCGCCTGCACGAGGAGCTGAAGCAGCGGGTGGACGACGCCTTCGTCGAGCGCCTGGCGCAGCGCCTCGAGCGGCGCGCGGCGGATCCGAAGCTCACCCCAGAGGCGCGGGACTGGTACCGGCGCCTGCACCTCGAGGCGCTGCTGGCGCCCCTGGAGCTCATCGCGCTGGCGTACCTGCGGGACGCGCCCCGGATGGCGGACTCCCCGGAGGAGCAGGCCCAGATCGCCGCCCTGAAAGCGGCCTCCACGTGGGCCGAGGCGACGCTGGAGCCCTACCGCCTGCAGCAGGAGAAGGCCGGCGACGCCGCGTCCGCCGCGCTGCTCGCCCGCGCTCAGGCCTATCTGCGCGCGCACGGACCTGTTCAGGGAGCCTAG